The Setaria viridis chromosome 6, Setaria_viridis_v4.0, whole genome shotgun sequence genome contains a region encoding:
- the LOC140223035 gene encoding uncharacterized protein isoform X1, with protein sequence MDGAANWRPTQGADPAAVAAAGGVDPNAAAPAGGDWRTQLQPEARSRIVNKIMETLKKHLPVSVPEGLSELQKIAVRFEEKIYTAATNQSDYLRKISLKMLSMENPGNAQVIPNQNPPGPVPEEEHEEEFDREPEPEDQQHEPELPEGFEDAPGLPPQGTNPAQSSVIPLMSQTGQTGAGDLQEELYQMIKSLKDQYFAELNDLYNKVSMKIQHVDNHMPAQKSSDQYEEMNSFKALLERTLYFLQVNKSSIQPGFREKIPIYERQIVNILNAQRRKPVPAPGQQQFQQSGGQASGSNISQQHQTSQGSSSKGKMGKKLRCHFCKKGGHFKKDCPKKKKWFEEKCI encoded by the exons ATGGACGGCGCCGCCAACTGGCGCCCCACGCAGGGTGCCGATCCTGcggccgtcgctgccgccggtggCGTCGACCCtaacgccgccgcccccgccggaggCGACTGGCGCACCCAGCTCCAGCCCGAGGCCCGCAGCAGGATCGTCAATAAGAT AATGGAGACTCTAAAGAAGCATCTGCCAGTATCAGTGCCTGAGGGGCTGAGTGAGCTTCAAAAAATTGCTGTGCGGTTTGAAGAGAAAATTTATACTGCAGCCACCAACCAG TCTGATTATTTGCGGAAGATTTCTCTGAAAATGCTGTCTATGGAGAACCCTGGAAATGCTCAAGTGATTCCAAATCAAAACCCCCCCGGTCCAG tacccgaggaggagcacgaggaggagtttgaccgcgagcccgagcccgaggaccagcagcacgagccggagctcccggaaggctttgaagacg CACCTGGCCTTCCTCCACAAGGCACTAATCCAGCACAATCATCAGTTATCCCGTTGATGTCTCAAACTGGTCAGACAGGTGCAGGTGATTTGCAAGAGGAGTTATATCAAATG ATTAAGAGCTTAAAAGACCAGTACTTTGCAGAACTCAATGATTTGTACAATAAAGTATCTATGAAGATACAACATGTTGACAACCACATGCCAGCTCAAAAGTCATCAGACCAGTATGAAGAGATGAATAGCTTTAAAGCATTGTTGGAGCGCACATTGTATTTCCTGCAAGTTAACAAGAGCAGCATTCAGCCTGGTTTTAGAGAAAAAATCCCTATATACGAGAGGCAAATTGTCAATATCCTAAATGCTCAAAGAAGGAAGCCTGTGCCAGCACCAGGACAGCAACAGTTTCAGCAATCTGGTGGGCAAGCTTCTGGCTCTAACATTTCACAGCAACACCAGACTTCCCAAG GTAGCAGCAGCAAAGGGAAGATGGGAAAGAAGCTGAGATGCCATTTCTGCAAGAAAGGTGGTCATTTCAAGAAGGACTGCcccaagaagaaaaaatggttCGAAGAG
- the LOC140223035 gene encoding uncharacterized protein isoform X4, translating into MDGAANWRPTQGADPAAVAAAGGVDPNAAAPAGGDWRTQLQPEARSRIVNKIMETLKKHLPVSVPEGLSELQKIAVRFEEKIYTAATNQSDYLRKISLKMLSMENPGNAQVIPNQNPPGPAPGLPPQGTNPAQSSVIPLMSQTGQTGAGDLQEELYQMIKSLKDQYFAELNDLYNKVSMKIQHVDNHMPAQKSSDQYEEMNSFKALLERTLYFLQVNKSSIQPGFREKIPIYERQIVNILNAQRRKPVPAPGQQQFQQSGGQASGSNISQQHQTSQGSSSKGKMGKKLRCHFCKKGGHFKKDCPKKKKWFEEKCI; encoded by the exons ATGGACGGCGCCGCCAACTGGCGCCCCACGCAGGGTGCCGATCCTGcggccgtcgctgccgccggtggCGTCGACCCtaacgccgccgcccccgccggaggCGACTGGCGCACCCAGCTCCAGCCCGAGGCCCGCAGCAGGATCGTCAATAAGAT AATGGAGACTCTAAAGAAGCATCTGCCAGTATCAGTGCCTGAGGGGCTGAGTGAGCTTCAAAAAATTGCTGTGCGGTTTGAAGAGAAAATTTATACTGCAGCCACCAACCAG TCTGATTATTTGCGGAAGATTTCTCTGAAAATGCTGTCTATGGAGAACCCTGGAAATGCTCAAGTGATTCCAAATCAAAACCCCCCCGGTCCAG CACCTGGCCTTCCTCCACAAGGCACTAATCCAGCACAATCATCAGTTATCCCGTTGATGTCTCAAACTGGTCAGACAGGTGCAGGTGATTTGCAAGAGGAGTTATATCAAATG ATTAAGAGCTTAAAAGACCAGTACTTTGCAGAACTCAATGATTTGTACAATAAAGTATCTATGAAGATACAACATGTTGACAACCACATGCCAGCTCAAAAGTCATCAGACCAGTATGAAGAGATGAATAGCTTTAAAGCATTGTTGGAGCGCACATTGTATTTCCTGCAAGTTAACAAGAGCAGCATTCAGCCTGGTTTTAGAGAAAAAATCCCTATATACGAGAGGCAAATTGTCAATATCCTAAATGCTCAAAGAAGGAAGCCTGTGCCAGCACCAGGACAGCAACAGTTTCAGCAATCTGGTGGGCAAGCTTCTGGCTCTAACATTTCACAGCAACACCAGACTTCCCAAG GTAGCAGCAGCAAAGGGAAGATGGGAAAGAAGCTGAGATGCCATTTCTGCAAGAAAGGTGGTCATTTCAAGAAGGACTGCcccaagaagaaaaaatggttCGAAGAG
- the LOC140223035 gene encoding uncharacterized protein isoform X2 encodes MDGAANWRPTQGADPAAVAAAGGVDPNAAAPAGGDWRTQLQPEARSRIVNKIMETLKKHLPVSVPEGLSELQKIAVRFEEKIYTAATNQSDYLRKISLKMLSMENPGNAQVIPNQNPPGPVPEEEHEEEFDREPEPEDQQHEPELPEGFEDAPGLPPQGTNPAQSSVIPLMSQTGQTGAGDLQEELYQMIKSLKDQYFAELNDLYNKVSMKIQHVDNHMPAQKSSDQYEEMNSFKALLERTLYFLQVNKSSIQPGFREKIPIYERQIVNILNAQRRKPVPAPGQQQFQQSGGQASGSNISQQHQTSQGSSSKGKMGKKLRCHFCKKGGHFKKDCPKKKKWFEEK; translated from the exons ATGGACGGCGCCGCCAACTGGCGCCCCACGCAGGGTGCCGATCCTGcggccgtcgctgccgccggtggCGTCGACCCtaacgccgccgcccccgccggaggCGACTGGCGCACCCAGCTCCAGCCCGAGGCCCGCAGCAGGATCGTCAATAAGAT AATGGAGACTCTAAAGAAGCATCTGCCAGTATCAGTGCCTGAGGGGCTGAGTGAGCTTCAAAAAATTGCTGTGCGGTTTGAAGAGAAAATTTATACTGCAGCCACCAACCAG TCTGATTATTTGCGGAAGATTTCTCTGAAAATGCTGTCTATGGAGAACCCTGGAAATGCTCAAGTGATTCCAAATCAAAACCCCCCCGGTCCAG tacccgaggaggagcacgaggaggagtttgaccgcgagcccgagcccgaggaccagcagcacgagccggagctcccggaaggctttgaagacg CACCTGGCCTTCCTCCACAAGGCACTAATCCAGCACAATCATCAGTTATCCCGTTGATGTCTCAAACTGGTCAGACAGGTGCAGGTGATTTGCAAGAGGAGTTATATCAAATG ATTAAGAGCTTAAAAGACCAGTACTTTGCAGAACTCAATGATTTGTACAATAAAGTATCTATGAAGATACAACATGTTGACAACCACATGCCAGCTCAAAAGTCATCAGACCAGTATGAAGAGATGAATAGCTTTAAAGCATTGTTGGAGCGCACATTGTATTTCCTGCAAGTTAACAAGAGCAGCATTCAGCCTGGTTTTAGAGAAAAAATCCCTATATACGAGAGGCAAATTGTCAATATCCTAAATGCTCAAAGAAGGAAGCCTGTGCCAGCACCAGGACAGCAACAGTTTCAGCAATCTGGTGGGCAAGCTTCTGGCTCTAACATTTCACAGCAACACCAGACTTCCCAAG GTAGCAGCAGCAAAGGGAAGATGGGAAAGAAGCTGAGATGCCATTTCTGCAAGAAAGGTGGTCATTTCAAGAAGGACTGCcccaagaagaaaaaatggttCGAAGAG
- the LOC140223035 gene encoding uncharacterized protein isoform X3, whose product MDGAANWRPTQGADPAAVAAAGGVDPNAAAPAGGDWRTQLQPEARSRIVNKIMETLKKHLPVSVPEGLSELQKIAVRFEEKIYTAATNQSDYLRKISLKMLSMENPGNAQVIPNQNPPGPVPEEEHEEEFDREPEPEDQQHEPELPEGFEDAPGLPPQGTNPAQSSVIPLMSQTGQTGAGDLQEELYQMIKSLKDQYFAELNDLYNKVSMKIQHVDNHMPAQKSSDQYEEMNSFKALLERTLYFLQVNKSSIQPGFREKIPIYERQIVNILNAQRRKPVPAPGQQQFQQSGGQASGSNISQQHQTSQGSSSKGKMGKKLRCHFCKKGGHFKKDCPKKKKWNCL is encoded by the exons ATGGACGGCGCCGCCAACTGGCGCCCCACGCAGGGTGCCGATCCTGcggccgtcgctgccgccggtggCGTCGACCCtaacgccgccgcccccgccggaggCGACTGGCGCACCCAGCTCCAGCCCGAGGCCCGCAGCAGGATCGTCAATAAGAT AATGGAGACTCTAAAGAAGCATCTGCCAGTATCAGTGCCTGAGGGGCTGAGTGAGCTTCAAAAAATTGCTGTGCGGTTTGAAGAGAAAATTTATACTGCAGCCACCAACCAG TCTGATTATTTGCGGAAGATTTCTCTGAAAATGCTGTCTATGGAGAACCCTGGAAATGCTCAAGTGATTCCAAATCAAAACCCCCCCGGTCCAG tacccgaggaggagcacgaggaggagtttgaccgcgagcccgagcccgaggaccagcagcacgagccggagctcccggaaggctttgaagacg CACCTGGCCTTCCTCCACAAGGCACTAATCCAGCACAATCATCAGTTATCCCGTTGATGTCTCAAACTGGTCAGACAGGTGCAGGTGATTTGCAAGAGGAGTTATATCAAATG ATTAAGAGCTTAAAAGACCAGTACTTTGCAGAACTCAATGATTTGTACAATAAAGTATCTATGAAGATACAACATGTTGACAACCACATGCCAGCTCAAAAGTCATCAGACCAGTATGAAGAGATGAATAGCTTTAAAGCATTGTTGGAGCGCACATTGTATTTCCTGCAAGTTAACAAGAGCAGCATTCAGCCTGGTTTTAGAGAAAAAATCCCTATATACGAGAGGCAAATTGTCAATATCCTAAATGCTCAAAGAAGGAAGCCTGTGCCAGCACCAGGACAGCAACAGTTTCAGCAATCTGGTGGGCAAGCTTCTGGCTCTAACATTTCACAGCAACACCAGACTTCCCAAG GTAGCAGCAGCAAAGGGAAGATGGGAAAGAAGCTGAGATGCCATTTCTGCAAGAAAGGTGGTCATTTCAAGAAGGACTGCcccaagaagaaaaaatg
- the LOC117859626 gene encoding uncharacterized protein isoform X3 produces the protein MDADWRSQLQPAARNRIVNKIMETLTKHIPVPPPLPEDLIELRKIAVRFEDKMYAAASSQSDYLRKIALKMLAVETYTKTQHNPGNAQVSPILKPSDPGSSSKGKKGKKLRCHFCKKGGHFKKDCPKKKKWFEWLTVPAGSSSKGKKGKKLRCHFCKKGGHFKKDCPKKKKWNCL, from the exons ATGGACGCCGACTGGCGCTCGCAGCTCCAGCCCGCGGCGCGCAACAGGATCGTCAACAAGAT AATGGAGACTCTGACGAAGCATATCCCAGTACCACCGCCACTGCCAGAGGATCTGATTGAGCTTCGAAAGATCGCTGTGCGATTTGAAGACAAGATGTATGCCGCAGCCTCCAGCCAG TCTGATTATTTGCGCAAGATTGCTCTCAAAATGCTGGCTGTGGAGACCTACACAAAGACACAGCACAACCCTGGAAACGCTCAAGTCAGTCCAATTCTGAAACCATCAGATCCAG GTAGCAGCAGCAAAGGGAAGAAGGGAAAGAAGCTGAGATGCCATTTCTGCAAGAAAGGTGGTCATTTCAAGAAGGACTGCcccaagaagaaaaaatggttCGAATGGTTGACGGTTCCTGCAGGTAGCAGCAGCAAAGGGAAGAAGGGAAAGAAGCTGAGATGCCATTTCTGCAAGAAAGGTGGTCATTTCAAGAAGGACTGCcccaagaagaaaaaatg GAATTGCTTATGA
- the LOC117859626 gene encoding uncharacterized protein isoform X4, which produces MDADWRSQLQPAARNRIVNKIMETLTKHIPVPPPLPEDLIELRKIAVRFEDKMYAAASSQIALKMLAVETYTKTQHNPGNAQVSPILKPSDPGSSSKGKKGKKLRCHFCKKGGHFKKDCPKKKKWFEWLTVPAGSSSKGKKGKKLRCHFCKKGGHFKKDCPKKKKWFEEKCI; this is translated from the exons ATGGACGCCGACTGGCGCTCGCAGCTCCAGCCCGCGGCGCGCAACAGGATCGTCAACAAGAT AATGGAGACTCTGACGAAGCATATCCCAGTACCACCGCCACTGCCAGAGGATCTGATTGAGCTTCGAAAGATCGCTGTGCGATTTGAAGACAAGATGTATGCCGCAGCCTCCAGCCAG ATTGCTCTCAAAATGCTGGCTGTGGAGACCTACACAAAGACACAGCACAACCCTGGAAACGCTCAAGTCAGTCCAATTCTGAAACCATCAGATCCAG GTAGCAGCAGCAAAGGGAAGAAGGGAAAGAAGCTGAGATGCCATTTCTGCAAGAAAGGTGGTCATTTCAAGAAGGACTGCcccaagaagaaaaaatggttCGAATGGTTGACGGTTCCTGCAGGTAGCAGCAGCAAAGGGAAGAAGGGAAAGAAGCTGAGATGCCATTTCTGCAAGAAAGGTGGTCATTTCAAGAAGGACTGCcccaagaagaaaaaatggttCGAAGAGAAATGTATAT GA
- the LOC117859626 gene encoding uncharacterized protein isoform X2 codes for MDADWRSQLQPAARNRIVNKIMETLTKHIPVPPPLPEDLIELRKIAVRFEDKMYAAASSQSDYLRKIALKMLAVETYTKTQHNPGNAQVSPILKPSDPGSSSKGKKGKKLRCHFCKKGGHFKKDCPKKKKWFEWLTVPAGSSSKGKKGKKLRCHFCKKGGHFKKDCPKKKKWFEEK; via the exons ATGGACGCCGACTGGCGCTCGCAGCTCCAGCCCGCGGCGCGCAACAGGATCGTCAACAAGAT AATGGAGACTCTGACGAAGCATATCCCAGTACCACCGCCACTGCCAGAGGATCTGATTGAGCTTCGAAAGATCGCTGTGCGATTTGAAGACAAGATGTATGCCGCAGCCTCCAGCCAG TCTGATTATTTGCGCAAGATTGCTCTCAAAATGCTGGCTGTGGAGACCTACACAAAGACACAGCACAACCCTGGAAACGCTCAAGTCAGTCCAATTCTGAAACCATCAGATCCAG GTAGCAGCAGCAAAGGGAAGAAGGGAAAGAAGCTGAGATGCCATTTCTGCAAGAAAGGTGGTCATTTCAAGAAGGACTGCcccaagaagaaaaaatggttCGAATGGTTGACGGTTCCTGCAGGTAGCAGCAGCAAAGGGAAGAAGGGAAAGAAGCTGAGATGCCATTTCTGCAAGAAAGGTGGTCATTTCAAGAAGGACTGCcccaagaagaaaaaatggttCGAAGAGAAAT GA
- the LOC117859626 gene encoding uncharacterized protein isoform X1 encodes MDADWRSQLQPAARNRIVNKIMETLTKHIPVPPPLPEDLIELRKIAVRFEDKMYAAASSQSDYLRKIALKMLAVETYTKTQHNPGNAQVSPILKPSDPGSSSKGKKGKKLRCHFCKKGGHFKKDCPKKKKWFEWLTVPAGSSSKGKKGKKLRCHFCKKGGHFKKDCPKKKKWFEEKCI; translated from the exons ATGGACGCCGACTGGCGCTCGCAGCTCCAGCCCGCGGCGCGCAACAGGATCGTCAACAAGAT AATGGAGACTCTGACGAAGCATATCCCAGTACCACCGCCACTGCCAGAGGATCTGATTGAGCTTCGAAAGATCGCTGTGCGATTTGAAGACAAGATGTATGCCGCAGCCTCCAGCCAG TCTGATTATTTGCGCAAGATTGCTCTCAAAATGCTGGCTGTGGAGACCTACACAAAGACACAGCACAACCCTGGAAACGCTCAAGTCAGTCCAATTCTGAAACCATCAGATCCAG GTAGCAGCAGCAAAGGGAAGAAGGGAAAGAAGCTGAGATGCCATTTCTGCAAGAAAGGTGGTCATTTCAAGAAGGACTGCcccaagaagaaaaaatggttCGAATGGTTGACGGTTCCTGCAGGTAGCAGCAGCAAAGGGAAGAAGGGAAAGAAGCTGAGATGCCATTTCTGCAAGAAAGGTGGTCATTTCAAGAAGGACTGCcccaagaagaaaaaatggttCGAAGAGAAATGTATAT GA
- the LOC117861997 gene encoding F-box/kelch-repeat protein At3g24760, producing MTMSEWDRHGLGWDLTELILSKLPLRSMVRASAVCRAWRDVLLAHHHHHHHRPWLFLHGHNNVVPRLGRTAFAYDPAAPDSWVSFSLPPGCFAGAGGFAFASPSPSRLAFAPLLREGDAAWRHAPTLASSRCSPVVAALPSSSTDTSSGVFLVVGGARFVGGLVDIEDGRLPTELYHHDVDTSSRWEQCAPLPAEFGSSSSLCLSSAVVGAGRFFFVYGTYSCTVSAFDLSRRAWTPARELRPAPGLVAAFLASGRGGRRLLLAGVDQGGAGAFGVWDVDPETLAARKIGEMPPELRELMMSISQEDVAVRCVGEDGLLYVVSDEQHRAYPACACEVVGDGGGDRLWCRWSKLPPLPVAGSSALISRFHKMVAFCSPVLLRHHLVNLN from the coding sequence ATGACGATGAGCGAATGGGATCGCCATGGCCTGGGCTGGGACCTCACCGAGCTCATCCTCTCCAAGCTGCCGCTCCGGTCCATGGTCCGCGCGTCAGCCGTGTGCAGGGCGTGGCGCGACGTGCTGCtggctcatcatcatcatcatcatcatcgcccCTGGCTCTTCCTCCACGGCCACAACAACGTCGTCCCCCGCCTCGGCCGCACCGCCTTCGCCTACGACCCTGCCGCACCCGACTCGTGGGTCTCATTCTCCCTCCCGCCCGGCtgcttcgccggcgccggcggcttcgCCTTCGCCTCGCCCTCCCCCTCCCGCCtcgccttcgcgccgctcctccGCGAGGGCGACGCCGCCTGGCGCCACGCCCCGACGCTGGCCTCCTCCCGCTGCAGCCCCGTCGTGGCCGCACTCCCGTCCTCCTCCACGGACACATCATCAGGCGTGttcctcgtcgtcggcggcgcgcgctTCGTCGGCGGCCTCGTCGACATCGAGGACGGCCGCCTGCCCACGGAGCTCTACCACCACGACGTCGACACGTCGTCGCGGTGGGAGCAGTGCGCGCCCCTCCCCGCGGAGTTCGGCAGCTCCTCCTCGCTCTGCCTCTCCTCCGCTGTGGTGGGCGCCGGCCGCTTCTTCTTCGTCTACGGCACCTACTCGTGCACCGTCTCGGCGTTCGACCTGTCCCGCCGCGCCTGGACGCCGGCGCGGGAGCTGCGCCCGGCGCCGGGGCTGGTGGCGGCGTTCCTGGCGTCGGgccgcggggggcggcggctgctgctggcgggGGTGGACCAAGGAGGCGCCGGGGCGTTCGGGGTGTGGGACGTGGACCCGGAGACGCTGGCGGCGAGGAAGATCGGGGAGATGCCGCCGGAGCTGCgggagctgatgatgagcaTCAGCCAGGAGGACGTGGCGGTGCGCTGCGTCGGGGAGGACGGCCTGCTCTACGTGGTGAGCGACGAGCAGCACAGGGCGTACCCGGCGTGCGCATGCGAggtggtcggcgacggcggcggcgatcgtCTGTGGTGCAGATGGAGcaagctgccgccgctgccggtggCGGGAAGCAGCGCGCTCATCAGCCGCTTCCACAAGATGGTGGCCTTCTGCTCGCCGGTGCTCCTCCGGCACCACCTCGTCAACCTCAATTAG
- the LOC117859500 gene encoding histone-lysine N-methyltransferase family member SUVH9: MEPSPPPPPPQIAHLLSQFPVIPKPDPDGPIPSQTPIPVAPPPPLTLALTPELCDALHQELAPSPDDDAYFANCLRRSQLHLQALAARLRCPSFPAAAPPPPIPPPRQELQQMPQEEPGAGGSTKKRARSVTEVVRVSNLGPPDQLHYRALVRRARLTFEALRGAYQRQEPSAGARNRADLRASSRMLSAGHWLHREVRIVGDIPGVLIGDAFYYRAELCVVGLHTAPQAGIGYIPASLVDEGHPVATSIVSSGGYLDDEDTGDVLVYTGSGGRQRNRVDHHADQTLERGNLALHNSYLYGVEVRVIRGHICELGPSTHRKVYVYDGLYRVVSSTFGPGKSGHDVCKFKLVRLPGQDELGSKSWHTAKQLKDAMDARIRPPRYISLDLSKGTEVLRFPVCNKLDDDRSPLQFEYTVRPEFPVPPVPGPGKRQRGCHCAMDCVSKCRCERKNAGGPVYNEDGTLVLGRPVVYECGALCGCPMTCVNRVTQRGMKHRLEVFRSPETGWGVRALDLIPPGAFVCEFSGDVVVMDDHSGKALMEDRCIIDPKRFPERWREWGDASAVDPSKRVPQFAEFGGPGYVLDVSHKRNVACYISHSCTPNVFLQFVVRGNEDERCPHLMVFAMETIPPMRELSIDYGI, translated from the coding sequence ATGGagccctctcccccgccgccgccgcctcaaaTTGCCCACCTCCTCTCGCAATTTCCCGTCATCCCCAAACCCGACCCCGACGGCCCAATCCCATCCCAAACCCCCATCCCcgtcgcaccgccgccgccgctgacgctCGCGCTCACCCCTGAGCTCTGCGACGCCCTCCACCAGGAGCTTGCTCCCTCCCCTGACGACGATGCCTACTTCGCCAACTGCCTTCGCCGAtcccagctccacctccaagccctcgccgcccgcctccgctgcccctcgttccccgccgccgcccctcccccaccTATCCCACCCCCTCGGCAGGAGCTGCAGCAGATGCCGCAAGAAGAGCCAGGCGCGGGCGGATCCACCAAGAAGCGCGCGCGCAGTGTCACTGAGGTGGTGCGCGTCTCCAACCTCGGCCCGCCCGACCAACTCCACTACCGCGCCCTcgtccgccgcgcgcgcctcacCTTCGAGGCGCTCCGCGGCGCCTACCAGCGCCAGGagccctccgccggcgcccgcaACCGCGCCGACCTCCGCGCCTCCAGCCGGATGCTCTCCGCTGGCCACTGGCTTCACCGCGAGGTCCGCATCGTCGGCGACATCCCCGGCGTCCTCATCGGCGACGCCTTCTACTACCGCGCCGAGCTCTGCGTCGTCGGCCTCCACACCGCGCCGCAGGCCGGCATCGGCTACATCCCCGCCAGCCTCGTCGACGAGGGCCACCCCGTCGCCACCAGCATCGTCTCCTCTGGAGGATACCTCGACGACGAGGACACCGGCGACGTCCTCGTCTacaccggcagcggcggccgccagcGCAACCGAGTCGACCACCACGCCGACCAGACGCTCGAGCGCGGCAACCTCGCGCTCCACAACAGCTACCTCTACGGCGTCGAGGTGCGCGTCATCCGCGGCCACATCTGCGAATTGGGCCCCAGCACCCACCGCAAGGTCTACGTCTACGACGGCCTCTACAGGGTCGTCAGCTCCACCTTCGGCCCCGGCAAGTCCGGCCACGACGTCTGCAAGTTCAAGCTCGTGCGCCTCCCGGGCCAGGACGAGCTTGGCAGCAAGAGCTGGCACACCGCCAAGCAGCTCAAGGACGCCATGGACGCCAGAATCCGCCCGCCCAGGTACATCTCGCTCGACCTCTCCAAGGGGACGGAGGTCCTTCGCTTCCCCGTCTGCAACAAGCTGGATGACGACAGGTCTCCCCTGCAATTTGAGTACACCGTCCGCCCTGAGTTTCCGGTGCCCCCAGTGCCCGGGCCGGGCAAGCGGCAGAGGGGCTGCCATTGCGCGATGGACTGTGTCTCCAAGTGCAGATGCGAGAGGAAGAACGCCGGAGGACCAGTGTACAATGAGGATGGCACTCTGGTGCTGGGAAGGCCGGTGGTGTACGAATGCGGTGCTCTGTGTGGGTGCCCCATGACCTGCGTGAACCGGGTGACACAGCGAGGGATGAAGCACCGGCTGGAGGTGTTCCGCTCCCCTGAGACAGGCTGGGGTGTCAGGGCGCTGGACTTGATACCGCCGGGTGCCTTCGTGTGTGAGTTCAGTGGGGATGTGGTCGTCATGGACGATCATTCAGGCAAAGCATTGATGGAGGATCGCTGCATCATCGACCCGAAGCGCTTTCCAGAGCGATGGAGGGAATGGGGAGATGCCTCAGCCGTCGACCCAAGCAAGAGGGTACCCCAGTTCGCGGAGTTTGGAGGGCCAGGTTACGTTCTGGACGTGTCCCATAAGAGGAACGTGGCCTGCTACATTAGCCACAGCTGCACTCCCAATGTGTTTCTTCAGTTTGTAGTCCGTGGCAACGAGGATGAACGCTGCCCTCACCTGATGGTTTTTGCCATGGAGACAATCCCACCGATGCGAGAGCTGAGCATCGATTATGGAATCTGA
- the LOC117859503 gene encoding monothiol glutaredoxin-S10, with protein sequence MPPPIPMPPDMTLRRLPTAILGLSPSLPCLLSRPRLYLAARRPRAVAARASSSSSSPDSSFGARMEDSVKKTVADNPVVIYSKSWCSYSMEVKALFKRIGVQPHVIELDHLGAQGPQLQKVLERLTGQSTVPNVFIGGKHVGGCTDTVKLHRKGELASMLSELDINTNNS encoded by the exons atgccgccgccgattcCGATGCCGCCGGACATgaccctccgccgcctccccacgGCCATCCTGGgcctctccccttctctcccGTGTTTGCTGTCTCGTCCCCGCCTCTACCTCGCCGCACGTCGGCCCAGGGCCGTCGCCGCccgggcctcctcctcctcctcctcaccggaCTCGTCCTTTGGCGCGCGGATGGAGGATTCCGTCAAGAAGACGGTGGCCGACAACCCCGTCGTCATCTACTCCAAGTCATGGTGCTC ATATTCCATGGAGGTGAAGGCGCTCTTCAAGCGGATCGGCGTGCAGCCGCACGTCATCGAGCTCGACCATCTCG GCGCTCAAGGACCACAACTACAAAAGGTTTTAGAGAGGCTGACTGGACAGTCTACTGTTCCTAATGTTTTCATTG GTGGAAAACATGTTGGTGGCTGTACAG ATACTGTGAAGCTGCATCGCAAGGGTGAGCTAGCTAGCATGCTGTCGGAGCTGGATATCAACACTAACAACTCATGA